A region from the Musa acuminata AAA Group cultivar baxijiao chromosome BXJ1-10, Cavendish_Baxijiao_AAA, whole genome shotgun sequence genome encodes:
- the LOC103969140 gene encoding trihelix transcription factor ENAP1-like: MATAAGSAERRPGHPALASRKSAPGQPWSHIETAHLIDAYEERWYALKRGQLKARQWEDVAAAVAGRCGLDEPSKNGTQCRHKVEKLRKRYRAERLRPVPSAWPFFNRMERMERGPLPITFRPPPPPPAAQSTDEDEDEDDDREDEDEDERNNTRSINGILRDSSWNSSRVARSLVPPKRRGFEMVAEDEEENDEDESEEEAADGAGEAEALSQMAAVVRGFGDRLVRMEKRRRELMREMKRDWMEMETKRAEMLMESQRCLLEKIAGAFPPAKKPKKSHNL; the protein is encoded by the coding sequence ATGGCCACCGCCGCCGGATCGGCGGAGCGCCGCCCCGGCCATCCGGCGCTGGCGTCGCGGAAGTCCGCCCCCGGCCAGCCCTGGTCCCACATCGAGACCGCTCACCTGATCGACGCCTACGAGGAGCGGTGGTACGCTCTGAAGCGCGGCCAGCTCAAGGCCCGGCAGTGGGAGGACGTCGCCGCCGCAGTTGCCGGACGCTGCGGTCTCGACGAGCCATCGAAGAATGGCACCCAGTGTCGTCACAAAGTCGAGAAGCTCCGCAAGCGCTACCGCGCCGAGCGCCTCCGCCCCGTCCCCTCCGCCTGGCCCTTCTTTAACCGCATGGAGCGCATGGAGCGCGGGCCCCTCCCTATCACCTTCCGGCCCCCGCCGCCTCCTCCCGCCGCCCAGTCcaccgacgaggacgaggacgaggacgacgACCGTGAGGACGAGGATGAGGACGAGCGGAACAACACCCGAAGCATCAACGGGATTCTTCGGGATTCCAGCTGGAATTCCTCTAGGGTTGCGAGGAGCCTCGTACCTCCCAAAAGGAGAGGTTTTGAGATGGTGGCTGAGGACGAGGAAGAAAACGACGAAGATGAATCAGAGGAGGAGGCAGCGGATGGCGCAGGTGAAGCGGAGGCCTTGTCGCAGATGGCGGCCGTGGTGAGGGGATTCGGCGACCGCTTGGTGCGGATGGAAAAGAGGAGAAGGGAGCTGATGCGGGAAATGAAGAGGGATTGGATGGAGATGGAGACGAAGAGAGCGGAGATGCTGATGGAATCACAGCGGTGCCTCCTGGAGAAGATAGCCGGTGCTTTCCCACCGGCCAAGAAGCCCAAGAAGTCTCATAATCTATAG